In the genome of Rhodamnia argentea isolate NSW1041297 chromosome 3, ASM2092103v1, whole genome shotgun sequence, one region contains:
- the LOC115750437 gene encoding B3 domain-containing protein Os07g0563300-like produces the protein MAAPAPPPASSSASAKACFNPECSEAKPERPRKGWRLRAGDSAELCDRCATVYEEGRFCETFHPNASGWRCCESCGKRVHCGCIVSALAFALLDPGGIECMSCARKNLVLTPNPAWPPLLFHAHFPDRLKELSVKNWNQLAGSGPVPWRQAPTLFNTSISRPELQPRAPHDASTSIDRFGVGERYSISMDNRRIEDFSNRFMNGNMKLGAVEKLENGIAGPNSDEHLNPCKINPQQLTTVKEDPSTPPYGLAVPHASGNESNGHIGLAGPHFRPAPPPTLAKHIYGSMLNDTNSSVESHTRNGRPRGDARGRNQLLPRYWPRITDQELQQISGDSNSVITPLFEKMLSASDAGKIGRLVLPKKCAEAYFPPISQPEGLPLKVQDAKGSEWIFQFRFWPNNNSRMYVLEGVTPCIQSMQLQAGDIVTFSRLEPEGKLVMGFRKASTAPPSDQENETAKSSNGVTVQDAELADPSSWSKVDKSGYIAKEVLGAKSSLSRKRKNTTLGSKSKRLRIENEDVIELKLTWEEAQGLLRPPPNHTPSVVVIEGFEFEEYEDAPILGKPTVFRTDTVGKKIQWAQCEDCLKWRKLPADALLPSKWTCADNSWEPERSSCSAAPDLTAEELEDMLSNNNPAPSKKAKAPKQESMEALEGLDTLANLAILGEGETLPSSSSASQATTKHPRHRPGCSCIVCIQPPSGKGPKHKQTCTCNVCLTVKRRFRTLMLRREKKQSEKEAEGSRKKPQHQNLSLAEKSPEDDPSQCNNNTANSSPSQKKMGNDGSDDEMNRIKSSGSPFKGQIDLNIQPEREEEFSPGSDSGGMMRLLHDATQKLRQKISTSDSFRNSTGDPAKLDPDGGERLVSDVVESGHQEVNEDRAKALASTVHE, from the exons ATGGCGGCTCCGGCCCCACCTCCGGCTTCGAGCTCGGCCTCGGCGAAGGCCTGCTTCAACCCGGAGTGCTCGGAGGCGAAGCCGGAGAGACCTAGGAAGGGCTGGCGGCTCCGCGCCGGGGACTCCGCCGAACTCTGCGATCGATGCGC GACTGTTTATGAGGAAGGCCGATTTTGCGAAACTTTTCACCCAAATGCTTCTGGTTGGAGATGCTGTGAATCATGTGGGAAG AGGGTACATTGTGGATGTATTGTCTCAGCTCTTGCATTTGCCCTGTTGGATCCTGGAGGAATTGAGTGCATGTCATGTGCTCGGAAAAACTTAGTCTTG ACTCCAAATCCGGCATGGCCACCTCTGCTTTTCCATGCACATTTTCCTGATAGACTTAAGGAACTTTCTGTGAAAAATTGGAATCAATTAGCTGGATCAGGTCCTGTACCTTGGAGGCAGGCACCTACTCTTTTCAATACGTCCATTTCCCGTCCTGAGCTGCAGCCTAGGGCACCGCACGATGCATctacaagcattgatcgatttGGAGTTGGTGAAAGGTATTCTATTTCCATGGACAATAGGAGAATAGAAGACTTCTCCAACAGATTTATGAATGGAAATATGAAGCTTGGCGCAGTCGAGAAACTTGAAAATGGCATTGCAG GACCTAACAGCGATGAGCACCTAAATCCATGCAAGATCAATCCTCAACAGTTGACCACTGTGAAGGAGGACCCATCTACTCCACCATATGGATTGGCTGTGCCGCATGCTTCAGGCAATGAATCAAATGGTCACATAGGACTTGCTGGGCCACATTTTCGGCCAGCTCCACCCCCGACGCTAGCAAAGCATATCTATGGAAGTATGCTCAATGATACTAACTCATCTGTTGAAAGTCATACGCGTAATGGAAGGCCTCGAGGGGATGCCAGGGGAAGGAATCAATTACTTCCTCGTTACTGGCCCAGGATAACAGATCAAGAGCTACAACAAATCTCTGGAGA CTCGAACTCTGTAATCACTCCTCTGTTCGAGAAAATGTTGAGTGCTAGTGACGCAGGTAAAATTGGACGTTTGGTGCTGCCAAAAAAATGTGCTGAG GCCTATTTTCCGCCTATTTCTCAGCCAGAAGGATTGCCTCTCAAAGTTCAGGATGCCAAAGGCTCAGAGTGGATATTTCAATTTCGATTCTGGCCCAATAATAACAGTAGAATGTATGTTCTGGAAGGAGTCACGCCATGCATACAGTCCATGCAGTTGCAAGCAGGAGACATTG TAACTTTTAGTCGGTTAGAACCAGAGGGAAAATTGGTCATGGGATTCAGAAAGGCTTCAACTGCTCCCCCATCTGATCAG GAGAATGAAACGGCTAAGAGTAGCAATGGAGTTACTGTGCAAGAC GCTGAATTGGCAGATCCTAGTTCATGGTCTAAAGTTGATAAATCTGGATACATTGCAAAAGAAGTTCTTGGGGCTAAATCTTCCTTGTCTAGAAAACGGAAGAATACTACCTTGGGTTCAAAAAGTAAGCGACTGAGGATCGAAAATGAGGACGTTATAGAGCTGAAACTAACATGGGAAGAAGCTCAAGGACTGCTTCGTCCACCTCCTAATCACACTCCTAGTGTAGTGGTAATTGAGGGCTTTGAGTTTGAGGAGTATGAG GATGCTCCAATACTCGGGAAGCCAACAGTTTTTAGGACAGATACTGTGGG TAAAAAGATTCAATGGGCTCAATGCGAAGACTGCTTGAAATGGAGAAAATTGCCAGCTGATGCCCTTCTTCCCTCAAAATGGACTTGCGCGGATAACAGTTGGGAACCAGAAAG ATCATCTTGCTCGGCAGCTCCAGACTTGACAGCAGAAGAGCTTGAAGATATGCTATCTAATAATAATCCAG CACCTTCTAAGAAAGCCAAGGCTCCTAAACAAGAGAGTATGGAAGCACTGGAGGGGCTCGACACTCTTGCCAACCTAGCAATCTTGGGAGAAGGCGAGACACTCCCATCATCTTCTTCGGCATCTCAAGCCACAACAAAGCACCCTCGACACCGACCAGGGTGTTCGTGTATTGTTTGTATACAACCCCCTAGTGGGAAGGGCCCAAAACACAAGCAGACATGCACATGCAATGTCTGTCTGACCGTGAAGCGCCGTTTCCGCACCTTGATGCTGAGGCGCGAAAAGAAACAGTCGGAGAAAGAAGCGGAAGGTTCGCGCAAGAAGCCACAACACCAGAACCTATCACTTGCAGAAAAATCACCAGAAGACGACCCTTCACAGTGCAATAACAACACTGCAAATAGCAGCCCAAGCCAGAAAAAGATGGGTAATGATGGTTCTGATGACGAAATGAACAGGATTAAAAGCTCGGGTTCGCCTTTTAAAGGTCAGATCGATCTTAATATTCAGCCAGAGCGGGAGGAGGAGTTCTCGCCTGGGTCAGATTCTGGTGGTATGATGAGGTTGCTACATGATGCCACCCAGAAACTCAGGCAGAAAATTTCGACCTCAGACAGCTTTAGGAATTCCACAGGCGATCCTGCCAAGCTGGATCCAGATGGAGGCGAAAGGCTTGTCAGCGACGTGGTAGAGAGTGGTCATCAAGAGGTCAACGAGGATCGAGCTAAAGCTTTGGCATCTACGGTGCACGAATGA
- the LOC115750355 gene encoding vacuolar protein sorting-associated protein 28 homolog 2-like: MEVKLWNDKRERDMYENFAELYAIIRATEKLEKAYIRDIIPPSEYEIECQKLITHYKTLASTLKDTIPSVERFADTYKMDCPAAINRLVVSGVPATVEHRAAAATSATTSAAIVAECVQNFITAMDSLKLNMVAVDQVHPVLSDLFASLNKLTILPPDFEGKTKMKEWISRLSKMGAADELTEQQARQLHFDLESSYNSFMSALPNSGT; encoded by the coding sequence ATGGAGGTAAAGCTGTGGAATGACAAGCGCGAAAGGGATATGTATGAGAACTTTGCTGAGCTCTATGCCATAATTCGAGCCACTGAGAAGTTGGAAAAGGCGTATATTCGTGACATAATACCTCCATCCGAGTACGAGATCGAGTGTCAAAAGCTCATTACGCATTATAAAACCCTGGCCTCCACACTGAAAGACACGATTCCCAGCGTGGAGCGGTTCGCTGATACTTACAAGATGGATTGTCCTGCCGCCATAAACCGCCTGGTGGTGTCGGGTGTCCCCGCCACAGTGGAGCATCGGGCTGCGGCAGCTACATCTGCAACCACCTCAGCTGCCATCGTTGCGGAGTGCGTGCAGAACTTTATCACAGCGATGGATTCGCTTAAATTGAATATGGTGGCTGTGGATCAGGTGCATCCAGTGCTTTCAGATCTCTTTGCTTCTCTCAATAAGCTGACCATACTGCCTCCGGATTTCGAGGGGAAGACAAAGATGAAGGAGTGGATCTCGAGGCTCTCCAAGATGGGGGCTGCAGATGAGCTGACAGAGCAGCAGGCCCGGCAACTCCACTTTGATTTGGAGTCCTCATACAATTCATTTATGTCGGCTTTGCCCAACTCCGGTACTTGA
- the LOC115750356 gene encoding syntaxin-124-like codes for MNDLFSNSFKRYTDLKEQVYLDDTDSQKETVNLDKFFKDVERVKEEMAQVEQLYKRLQESNEESKIIHDGKTTKQLRARMDSDVQQVLKRVKIIKGKLEALEHSNVADRNLPGCGIGSSADRTRTSVVIGLAKKLKDMTDDFQDLRAKMNVEYKETVGRRYFMITGQKADEETIDNLISSGESESFVQKAIQEQGRGQILDTISEIQERRDAIKEIEKNLIELHQIFLDMAALVESQGHQLNDIESQVAQASSFVRRGADQLQVGKEYQKSSRNWMCIAVILGAVIVCFLIIPILTSIQLGRKGM; via the coding sequence ATGAATGATTTGTTCTCCAATTCATTCAAGCGATACACTGACTTGAAGGAGCAGGTATACCTAGATGACACCGATTCCCAAAAGGAAACTGTCAACCTTGACAAGTTCTTCAAAGACGTTGAAAGAGTGAAGGAGGAGATGGCTCAGGTCGAGCAGCTCTACAAGAGATTGCAGGAATCGAATGAGGAGAGTAAAATCATCCATGATGGCAAAACGACCAAGCAGCTCCGGGCCCGTATGGACTCAGATGTGCAACAGGTCTTGAAACGAGTCAAAATCATCAAAGGCAAGCTCGAAGCACTTGAACATTCCAATGTAGCCGACCGCAATCTTCCTGGATGTGGCATCGGTTCATCAGCAGACCGGACCCGGACTTCAGTGGTTATTGGACTGGCGAAAAAGCTCAAAGATATGACGGATGATTTCCAGGACTTGAGGGCAAAAATGAACGTGGAATATAAGGAAACTGTGGGAAGAAGGTACTTTATGATCACGGGACAGAAGGCGGACGAAGAGACCATTGACAACCTAATATCAAGTGGAGAAAGTGAGAGTTTTGTTCAAAAAGCAATTCAGGAACAAGGGAGAGGTCAAATCTTGGACACGATATCAGAGATTCAAGAGAGGCGAGATGCAATTAAGGAGATAGAGAAAAACCTGATAGAGTTGCACCAGATATTCTTGGATATGGCTGCACTTGTGGAGTCACAAGGTCACCAACTCAACGATATCGAGTCTCAGGTTGCTCAGGCCAGCTCCTTCGTGAGGCGAGGGGCAGATCAGCTTCAAGTAGGCAAGGAATATCAGAAAAGCTCTAGGAACTGGATGTGCATTGCCGTTATACTTGGTGCTGTTATTGTCTGCTTCCTGATAATACCAATCTTAACATCAATTCAGTTAGGAAGAAAGGGAATGTGA
- the LOC115750375 gene encoding bifunctional protein FolD 4, chloroplastic-like isoform X2 has product MALSECSTSTASRFFPMSLRRDAAVLAPRLSLPHRSCASKVPSFRTLAVRASTPLLVASEACAKVIHGKYVSKLIRDEISAEVSGMKEAIGVAPGLAVIIVGDRKDFATYVPNKKKACESVGINSFEVHLPADSKEEEVLKFITGFNDDPLVHGILVQLPLPSHMNEQSILNAVSIEKDVDAFHPLNIGRLAMRGREPLFVPCTPKGCIELLHRYGIGIKGKRAVVIGRGNIVGMPAALLLQREDATISIVHSRTQNPEEITREADIIIAAVGQPNMVRGSWIKPGAVIIDVGINPVEDSKSSRGYKLVGDVCYEEACKVASATTPVPGGVGPMTIAMLLCNTLTSAKRTHNFQCVGCFRLYFTIRKTSSEIVQEDSLSTRTAFTCRCPYSLNCLFS; this is encoded by the exons ATGGCGCTCAGCGAGTGTTCGACTTCAACCGCGTCTCGCTTCTTCCCCATGAGCCTCCGCCGGGACGCCGCCGTTTTGGCCCCCCGGTTGTCGCTGCCCCACCGTTCTTGTGCCTCAAAGGTCCCTTCTTTCAGGACCCTCGCCGTCCGCGCTTCTACCCCACTTCTGG TGGCCAGTGAGGCTTGTGCCAAAGTGATTCATGGGAAATATGTTTCAAAACTAATCAGAGATGAGATATCAGCTGAAGTATCTGGAATGAAGGAGGCAATTGGGGTTGCACCAGGGTTAGCAGTGATTATTGTTGGCGACAGGAAGGATTTTGCGACTTACGTACCCAACAAGAAGAAGGCTTGCGAGTCTGTGGGGATTAACTCCTTTGAAGTGCATTTGCCTGCAgactcaaaagaagaagaagtgctcAAGTTTATAACAGGATTCAATGATGATCCTTTGGTTCATGGCATTCTTGTCCAGTTGCCATTGCCTTCA CATATGAATGAGCAGAGTATCCTGAATGCAGTAAGTATTGAGAAAGATGTGGACGCTTTTCACCCACTCAACATTGGTCGACTTGCTATGAGAGGTAGAGAACCCCTGTTTGTGCCTTGCACTCCTAAAGGTTGCATAGAGCTATTGCATAGATACGGTATTGGTATTAAGGGAAAGAGAGCTGTCGTGATTGGCCGAGGCAATATCGTTGGGATGCCTGCCGCTTTGCTGCTTCAG AGGGAAGATGCAACCATCAGCATTGTCCATTCCCGGACACAAAATCCCGAGGAGATCACCAGAGAGGCAGACATCATTATTGCAGCTGTCGGGCAACCCAACATGGTGAGAGGGAGCTGGATCAAACCCGGCGCAGTGATTATTGATGTCGGGATCAACCCAGTTGAG GATTCAAAAAGCTCTCGGGGTTACAAGCTAGTTGGAGATGTCTGCTATGAGGAGGCGTGTAAAGTAGCATCAGCCACCACTCCTGTTCCAGGGGGAGTTGGTCCAATGACAATAGCAATGCTTCTCTGTAATACTCTGACATCAGCGAAGAGGACACACAACTTCCAGTGTGTAGGCTGTTTCAGACTCTACTTTACAATCCGCAAGACAAGTTCTGAAATTGTGCAAGAGGATTCGTTATCGACGAGGACGGCATTTACCTGCAGATGTCCTTACTCCCTTAACTGTCTTTTCAGTTGA
- the LOC115750376 gene encoding uncharacterized protein LOC115750376 — MAASSSAWVLSAKGVAVSAAVLSAALAMKLSAPSISELARVQIPLLWLSLLSWLEPPYIYLVVNGIIATIVASFKLQGNCHEVEEGEEARVISAAESSGDRGYVFVLPPDGVVCPSPWKNVVYEESGAAGVSEAERAERLVAEGGGGDGHGDRVEEEEEDEEFVISRSTWTPAARRTNSPEVSAERLPAPEKPLVSSRFVHRRPSKASPEALGVIKLKRQETLENAWKAITDGRAMPLARRRLSKSETWENRGHPMDPLDQPRPAMRKSDTLKDRTNQLPTSPPSPAGKEASPSQDELNRRVEAFIRKFNEEMRLQRQESLNQCKAMMNRGS, encoded by the exons ATGGCGGCATCTTCGAGCGCTTGGGTGCTCTCGGCTAAAGGGGTGGCCGTGTCGGCCGCCGTGCTCTCGGCGGCTCTGGCGATGAAGCTCTCCGCCCCATCGATCTCCGAGCTCGCGAGGGTCCAGATCCCTCTCCTGTGGCTCTCGCTTCTCTCGTGGCTCGAGCCTCCCTACATCTACCTCGTCGTCAACGGCATCATCGCCACCATCGTGGCTTCCTTCAAGCTCCAAGGCAACTGCCATGAggtggaggagggggaggaggcaCGGGTGATCTCGGCGGCGGAGTCGTCCGGCGACCGTGGCTACGTTTTCGTTTTGCCTCCCGATGGAGTAGTGTGCCCCTCGCCGTGGAAGAACGTCGTTTACGAGGAGAGCGGGGCGGCTGGGGTTTCTGAGGCGGAGCGTGCGGAGCGATTGGTAGCTGAAGGTGGAGGTGGAGATGGACATGGAGACCgcgtggaggaggaagaggaagatgaggagTTTGTGATTTCGAGGTCCACGTGGACGCCGGCGGCGAGGAGGACGAATTCTCCGGAGGTGTCGGCGGAGCGCCTCCCCGCGCCGGAGAAACCGCTGGTTTCTTCGAGATTCGTTCACCGGAGGCCGTCCAAAGCCAGCCCCGAAG CTCTGGGAGTAATCAAGCTGAAACGACAAGAGACGCTCGAGAACGCGTGGAAGGCCATCACCGACGGCCGAGCGATGCCGCTGGCGAGGCGCCGCCTGAGTAAGTCCGAGACGTGGGAGAaccggggccatccgatggaccCGCTCGATCAGCCCCGGCCGGCAATGAGGAAATCGGACACGTTGAAGGACCGGACGAATCAGCTGCCGAcgtcgccgccgtcgccggcTGGGAAGGAGGCGTCGCCGAGCCAGGACGAGCTGAACCGCCGGGTGGAGGCGTTCATACGGAAGTTCAACGAGGAAATGAGGCTGCAGAGGCAGGAGTCTTTGAATCAGTGCAAGGCGATGATGAACCGGGGTTCGTAG
- the LOC115750375 gene encoding bifunctional protein FolD 4, chloroplastic-like isoform X1, whose protein sequence is MALSECSTSTASRFFPMSLRRDAAVLAPRLSLPHRSCASKVPSFRTLAVRASTPLLAAVASEACAKVIHGKYVSKLIRDEISAEVSGMKEAIGVAPGLAVIIVGDRKDFATYVPNKKKACESVGINSFEVHLPADSKEEEVLKFITGFNDDPLVHGILVQLPLPSHMNEQSILNAVSIEKDVDAFHPLNIGRLAMRGREPLFVPCTPKGCIELLHRYGIGIKGKRAVVIGRGNIVGMPAALLLQREDATISIVHSRTQNPEEITREADIIIAAVGQPNMVRGSWIKPGAVIIDVGINPVEDSKSSRGYKLVGDVCYEEACKVASATTPVPGGVGPMTIAMLLCNTLTSAKRTHNFQCVGCFRLYFTIRKTSSEIVQEDSLSTRTAFTCRCPYSLNCLFS, encoded by the exons ATGGCGCTCAGCGAGTGTTCGACTTCAACCGCGTCTCGCTTCTTCCCCATGAGCCTCCGCCGGGACGCCGCCGTTTTGGCCCCCCGGTTGTCGCTGCCCCACCGTTCTTGTGCCTCAAAGGTCCCTTCTTTCAGGACCCTCGCCGTCCGCGCTTCTACCCCACTTCTGG CTGCAGTGGCCAGTGAGGCTTGTGCCAAAGTGATTCATGGGAAATATGTTTCAAAACTAATCAGAGATGAGATATCAGCTGAAGTATCTGGAATGAAGGAGGCAATTGGGGTTGCACCAGGGTTAGCAGTGATTATTGTTGGCGACAGGAAGGATTTTGCGACTTACGTACCCAACAAGAAGAAGGCTTGCGAGTCTGTGGGGATTAACTCCTTTGAAGTGCATTTGCCTGCAgactcaaaagaagaagaagtgctcAAGTTTATAACAGGATTCAATGATGATCCTTTGGTTCATGGCATTCTTGTCCAGTTGCCATTGCCTTCA CATATGAATGAGCAGAGTATCCTGAATGCAGTAAGTATTGAGAAAGATGTGGACGCTTTTCACCCACTCAACATTGGTCGACTTGCTATGAGAGGTAGAGAACCCCTGTTTGTGCCTTGCACTCCTAAAGGTTGCATAGAGCTATTGCATAGATACGGTATTGGTATTAAGGGAAAGAGAGCTGTCGTGATTGGCCGAGGCAATATCGTTGGGATGCCTGCCGCTTTGCTGCTTCAG AGGGAAGATGCAACCATCAGCATTGTCCATTCCCGGACACAAAATCCCGAGGAGATCACCAGAGAGGCAGACATCATTATTGCAGCTGTCGGGCAACCCAACATGGTGAGAGGGAGCTGGATCAAACCCGGCGCAGTGATTATTGATGTCGGGATCAACCCAGTTGAG GATTCAAAAAGCTCTCGGGGTTACAAGCTAGTTGGAGATGTCTGCTATGAGGAGGCGTGTAAAGTAGCATCAGCCACCACTCCTGTTCCAGGGGGAGTTGGTCCAATGACAATAGCAATGCTTCTCTGTAATACTCTGACATCAGCGAAGAGGACACACAACTTCCAGTGTGTAGGCTGTTTCAGACTCTACTTTACAATCCGCAAGACAAGTTCTGAAATTGTGCAAGAGGATTCGTTATCGACGAGGACGGCATTTACCTGCAGATGTCCTTACTCCCTTAACTGTCTTTTCAGTTGA
- the LOC115750374 gene encoding pre-mRNA-splicing factor SYF1: MSIPKELYPSQDDLLYEEELLRNPFSLKLWWRYLIARSGSPFKKRFIIYERALKALPGSYKLWHAYLRERLQIVRNLPITHSQYETLNNTFERALVTMHKMPRIWIMYLLTLTEQKLITRTRRTFDRALCALPVTQHDRIWEPYLVFVSQRGMPIETPLRVYRRYLKYDPSHIEDFIEFLVNSSLWQEAAERLASVLNDDQFFSIKGKTKHRLWLELCDLLTKHATEVSGLNVDAIIRGGIRKFTDEVGRLWTSLAEYYIRRNLHEKARDIFEEGMKTVITVRDFSVIFDAYAQFEESMLAYKMENMDLSDEDEDEEDGDGEDGVQENGSEEEEDIRLDVNLSVAKFEKKILDGFWLHDDKDVDLRLARLENLMVRRPELANSVLLRQNPHNVEQWHRRVKLFEGNPSKQILTYTEAVRTVDPMKAVGKPHTLWVAFAKLYEAHKDIANARVIFDKAVQVNYKAVDHLASIWCEWAEMELRHNNFKKALELMRRATAEPSVEVKRRVAADGNEPVQIKLHKSLRLWTFYVDLEESLGTLESTRAVYERILDLRIATPQIIINYAVLLEDNKYFEDAFKVYERGVKIFKYPHVKDVWVTYLSKFVRRYGKTKLERSRELFEHAIEMTPSDQVKPLYLQYAKLEEEYGLAKRAMKVYDQATKAVPSNEKLAMYEIYIARAAEIFGVPRTREIYEQAIENGGLPDKDGKAMCLKYAELEKSLGEIDRARGIYVYASQFADPRSDVDFWNKWHEFEVQHGNEDTFREMLRIKRSVSASYSQTHFILPEYVMQKDQKLDLDDARDKLKQAGVSEDEMAALERQLVPSANDVATKEGSRKVGFVSAGVESQADGGIRSNVNQEDIELPDESDSEEEDRVEIAQKDVPSAVFGGLVRKREDSEKDEEGKDGESRLGALERIKRLKKASG, encoded by the exons ATGTCGATACCTAAGGAGCTATACCCATCGCAAGACGACCTCCTCTACGAGGAGGAGCTCCTGCGAAACCCCTTCAGCCTGAAGCTGTGGTGGCGCTACTTGATTGCGAGGTCCGGCTCCCCTTTCAAGAAGCGCTTCATCATCTACGAGCGTGCCCTAAAGGCCCTCCCCGGCAGCTACAAGCTGTGGCACGCGTATCTCCGCGAACGCCTCCAGATTGTCCGTAACTTGCCCATCACGCACTCCCAGTACGAGACCCTGAACAACACGTTCGAGAGGGCGCTGGTGACGATGCACAAGATGCCCCGGATTTGGATCATGTATCTGCTGACGCTCACGGAGCAGAAGCTGATCACCCGCACGCGGAGGACGTTCGACCGGGCGCTCTGTGCGCTCCCGGTCACGCAGCATGATCGTATCTGGGAGCCGTATCTGGTGTTTGTCAGCCAGAGGGGCATGCCGATCGAGACTCCTCTCAGGGTTTATAGGAGGTACTTGAAGTATGACCCCTCTCATATTGAGGATTTCATTGAGTTCTTGGTTAATTCTAGTCTTTGGCAAGAGGCAGCGGAGAGGCTGGCGTCGGTGCTGAACGACGATCAGTTTTTCTCCATTAAGGGGAAGACCAAGCATAGGTTGTGGCTCGAGTTGTGCGATTTGCTCACAAAGCATGCTACAGAGGTTTCTGGTCTTAATGTTGACGCAATTATAAGGGGTGGGATTAGGAAGTTCACTGACGAGGTCGGGCGGTTGTGGACATCGCTCGCTGAATACTATATCAGGAGGAATTTACATGAGAAGGCAAGGGACATATTTGAGGAGGGTATGAAGACGGTGATTACCGTGAGAGATTTCAGTGTGATATTTGATGCTTATGCGCAGTTTGAGGAGAGCATGCTCGCGTACAAGATGGAAAACATGGATCTGagtgatgaggatgaggatgaggaagacGGAGATGGAGAGGATGGGGTACAGGAGAACGGGtctgaagaggaggaagataTCAGGCTGGATGTGAATTTGTCCGTGGCCAAGTTTGAGAAGAAGATCCTTGATGGGTTCTGGTTACATGATGATAAGGATGTGGATTTGCGGTTAGCTCGATTGGAGAATTTGATGGTGCGCAGGCCAGAATTAGCAAATAGTGTTCTCTTGCGACAAAATCCCCATAACGTGGAGCAATGGCACAGGAGGGTAAAGCTGTTTGAGGGTAATCCCTCCAAGCAGATTCTTACATACACGGAAGCCGTGAGGACTGTAGATCCGATGAAAGCTGTTGGAAAGCCTCACACGCTTTGGGTAGCCTTTGCTAAGTTATATGAGGCCCACAAAGATATTGCTAATGCGAGAGTGATATTTGACAAAGCAGTGCAGGTCAACTACAAGGCTGTTGATCATTTGGCCAGTATTTGGTGTGAGTGGGCCGAGATGGAATTGAGGCATAACAACTTCAAAAAGGCACTTGAGTTGATGAGAAGGGCTACTGCGGAACCGTCAGTTGAGGTCAAAAGAAGAG TGGCTGCTGATGGAAATGAACCAGTTCAGATAAAGCTGCACAAATCATTGAGACTGTGGACATTTTATGTGGATTTGGAGGAGAGCCTGGGTACCTTGGAGTCCACACGTGCAGTCTATGAGCGTATTTTAGATTTGAGAATAGCCACTCCACAGATAATAATCAATTATGCAGTTCTGTTGGAA GATAACAAGTATTTCGAAGATGCATTTAAGGTATATGAAAGAGGCGTCAAGATATTTAAGTATCCCCACGTGAAAGATGTATGGGTCACTTATCTCTCTAAGTTCGTAAGGAGATATGGAAAGACGAAACTGGAGCGGTCAAGAGAGTTGTTTGAGCACGCTATTGAAATG ACCCCTTCTGATCAAGTAAAGCCTCTATACCTTCAATACGCGAAATTGGAAGAGGAGTATGGTCTTGCGAAGAGGGCAATGAAGGTGTATGATCAAGCCACTAAGGCCGTGCCTAGCAATGAGAAGTTGGCAATGTACGAAATTTACATAGCACGAGCAGCGGAGATATTCGGTGTCCCAAGAACAAGAGAGATCTACGAGCAAGCGATAGAAAATGGGGGTCTTCCTGACAAAGATGGGAAGGCGATGTGCTTGAAATATGCCGAGCTCGAGAAAAGCCTGGGTGAAATAGATCGTGCTCGTGGAATTTATGTGTATGCATCCCAATTCGCTGACCCAAGATCTGATGTTGATTTTTGGAACAAGTGGCATGAATTTGAGGTGCAGCACGGGAATGAAGACACCTTCCGGGAAATGCTTCGTATTAAGCGCAGTGTTTCTGCAAGCTATAGCCAG ACACACTTCATTCTGCCCGAGTATGTCATGCAAAAAGACCAGAAGCTGGATCTTGATGATGCAAGAGACAAATTGAAACAGGCTGGTGTTTCCGAGGATGAGATGGCCGCTCTCGAGAGGCAGCTTGTGCCTTCAGCCAACGACGTTGCCACGAAAGAAGGGAGCCGAAAAGTTGGCTTTGTGAGTGCTGGAGTAGAATCTCAGGCAGATGGAGGGATAAGAAGTAATGTGAACCAAGAGGACATCGAACTGCCGGATGAAAGTGACTCGGAAGAAGAGGATAGAGTTGAAATCGCGCAGAAGGACGTGCCATCGGCAGTTTTCGGAGGGTTGGTTCGGAAGAGGGAAGACTCCGAAAAGGATGAGGAAGGCAAAGATGGTGAGAGCCGTCTTGGCGCCCTGGAGAGAATCAAAAGACTGAAAAAAGCATCCGGCTGA